A window of the Tiliqua scincoides isolate rTilSci1 chromosome 5, rTilSci1.hap2, whole genome shotgun sequence genome harbors these coding sequences:
- the DYNC1LI1 gene encoding cytoplasmic dynein 1 light intermediate chain 1 has product MAAVVRGRTGSFAASSSPGLGSGYGAAAAFSAPNGGGGAEARAGGGDDDDGQNLWSCILSEVSTRSRSKLPSGKNVLLLGEDGAGKTSLIGKLQGIEEYKKGRGMEYLYLNVHDEDRDDQTRCNVWILDGDLYHKGLLKFAMEAISLKDTLIMLVVDMSKPWTALDSLQKWASVVREHIDKLKIPPEELKEMEQKMVRDFQEYTEPGEDFPASPQRRNTSLQDDKDDSVILPLGADTLTCNLGIPVVVVCTKCDAISLLEKEHDYRDEHFDFIQSHIRRFCLQYGAALIYTSVKENKNIDIVYKYIVQKLYGFPFNIPAVVVEKDAVFIPAGWDNEKKIGILHENFQTLKANDNFEDIITKPPVRKFVHEKEIVAEDDQVFLMKQQSLLAKQPPTAAGRPVDTSPRVPGGSPRTPNRSVTSNVASVTPIPAGSKKIDPSMKAGATSEGVLANFFNSLLTKKTGSPGGPGGGGSPGGVGGTGGSSGSSLPPSAKKSGQKPVLTDVQAELDRMSRKPDLASPTTPTSPAEGEAS; this is encoded by the exons ATGGCGGCGGTGGTTAGAGGGAGAACCGGCTCCTTCGCCGCCTCTTCTTCGCCGGGGCTGGGCTCGGGCTACGGGGCTGCGGCCGCCTTCAGCGCCCCCAACGGCGGCGGCGGGGCTGAGGCGAGAGCGGGCGGCGGCGACGACGACGATGGGCAGAACCTCTG GTCCTGCATCCTCAGCGAGGTCTCCACTCGGTCGCGATCTAAGCTGCCTTCAGGGAAGAACGTCTTGCTGCTGG ggGAAGATGGAGCAGGTAAAACTAGTTTAATAGGAAAACTTCAGGGAATTGAAGAATACAAGAAAGGAAGAGGCATGGAATACTTGTACTTGAATGTGCATGATGAAGACAGAGATG ACCAGACAAGATGTAATGTATGGATTCTGGATGGTGACCTGTATCATAAAGGTCTGCTTAAATTTGCTATGGAAGCCATCTCTCTTAAGGACACTCTGATAATGCTGGTGGTAGATATGTCTAAGCCATGGACTGCTTTGGACTCTTTACAAAAATGGGCAAGTGTTGTAAGGGAGcatattgacaaattaaaaattccTCCTGAAGAACTGAAAGAAATGGAACAAAAGA TGGTAAGAGACTTTCAAGAATACACAGAACCAGGTGAAGACTTTCCAGCTTCACCACAGAGGAGAAATACTTCATTACAAGACGACAAAGATGACAGCGTCATTTTACCGCTGGGTGCAGATACACTAACATGTAACCTAGGCATTCCTGTAGTAGTAGTTTGTACAAAG tgTGATGCCATTAGTTTGCTGGAAAAAGAACATGACTATAGAGATGAGCACTTTGACTTTATTCAGTCACATATCCGACGGTTTTGTTTACAAT ATGGTGCAGCACTTATTTACACTTCAGTGAAGGAAAATAAGAATATTGATATAGTGTATAAATATATTGTCCAAAAATTGTATGGATTTCCCTTCAATATACCTGCTGTTGTTGTGGAAAAAGATGCAGTATTTAT TCCTGCAGGATGGGACAATGAAAAGAAGATAGGAATATTGCACGAGAACTTTCAGACTTTAAAAGCAAATGACAACTTTGAGGATATCATTACAAAGCCCCCTGTCAGGAAG TTTGTACATGAGAAAGAGATAGTAGCAGAAGATGACCAAGTATTTCTGATGAAGCAACAG TCTCTGTTAGCGAAGCAACCACCAACTGCAGCTGGAAGGCCAGTG GATACCTCACCGAGAGTTCCTGGAGGGTCCCCTAGGACACCAAATAGATCAGTAACATCCAACGTTGCCAGTGTTACTCCGATCCCTGCTGGATCCAAAAAAATTGATCCTAGTATGAAAG CTGGAGCTACAAGTGAAGGAGTCCTTGCTAACTTCTTCAACAGTTTGCTGACTAAGAAAACTGGATCACCAGGTGGACCTGGTGGTGGTGGAAGTCCAGGAGGAGTAGGGGGAACAGGgggtagcagtggcagcagcttacCACCATCTGCAAAAAAGTCAG